AGTACGACTCCGAGGCGACGGTGGGCCACATCGAGAACGCCCTCTCCCGCCTGGGGCACGAGGTCCGCCGCCTTCCCGCCGGGCGCGGGTTCGTCGACGCCGTGCGGGACGCATCTCCCGACATCGTCTTCAACATCGCGGAAGGGGAAGGGGGACGGTGCCGCGAGGCGCACGTCCCGGCCGTCCTCGAGATGCTCGGCGTCCCGTTCGTCGGGTCCGATCCGCTGACCCTCTGCGTCACCCTCGACAAGCCGGTGGCCAAGCGCCTCGTGGAACACGAGGGGTTTTCCACCCCGCCGTTCCGGACCTTCCGATCCGCGGAGGAGTTCGATTCCGTGCCGTTTCCGTTCCCCGTCATCGTAAAACCCGCCTTCGAAGGATCCAGCAAGGGGGTTCGGATCGCTTCGCGCGCGACGTCCCTCGACCAGGCGAGGGAGATGGTGCGGTTCGTCACACGGACGTACCACCAGGAGGCGATGGTCGAAGCGTTCGTGCCGGGGGCGGAGGTCACGGTGGGAGTGCTGGGGAACGATCCGCCGCGGATCGCCGGGATGATGGAGATCGTCCCGAAGACGGTCTCTCCGGCGGAGTTCGTCTACTCCCTCGAGGTGAAGAGGGACTGGGAGAACACCGTCGCGTATCGTGTCCCGCCCGCGCTGCCCGGTGCGGTCCTCTCGGA
This portion of the Deltaproteobacteria bacterium genome encodes:
- a CDS encoding D-alanine--D-alanine ligase, giving the protein MRVGLSFNVKPADTPDHLPEDAFEEYDSEATVGHIENALSRLGHEVRRLPAGRGFVDAVRDASPDIVFNIAEGEGGRCREAHVPAVLEMLGVPFVGSDPLTLCVTLDKPVAKRLVEHEGFSTPPFRTFRSAEEFDSVPFPFPVIVKPAFEGSSKGVRIASRATSLDQAREMVRFVTRTYHQEAMVEAFVPGAEVTVGVLGNDPPRIAGMMEIVPKTVSPAEFVYSLEVKRDWENTVAYRVPPALPGAVLSEIERCALGIYRALGCRDFSRIDFRLDAGGAPNFIECNPLPGLSPGYGDLPIMASLLGIPYLSLVGEILSHALRRLGMPPT